In Saccharicrinis carchari, one genomic interval encodes:
- a CDS encoding S9 family peptidase, with protein MNRILLLVGLLLPLTLSAQNKTITLEELNTRKSLALRAKSVSGLESMNDGIHYTTIENNASQIVKYAYATGKQVGVLIDLNKIEDCPVKNIQGYALNNDESKILLYNNRVSVYRRSFKADYYVYDLKNKEINPLFEGGKQQVATFSPNGEMVAFVKDNNIYISNLKFGTVAPITSDGEKNKILNGIPDWVYEEEFSYNQAMEWSPNSKELAYVRFDESEVKEFSFPLYQASYPTNKEYALYPGEYKFKYPKAGEANSKVSVRVFNIKNRTTKTMNIKGEEGYYIPRIRWTHDEGMLGILRMNRLQNQFDLLIANTASTLTKNIFTDRNEYFVEETVLDNLTFLNDGKHFIYVGEMDGYSHIYLYTMAGLQVRQITSGKWDVLEFYGYDTQKKMLYYQAAKHAPMQREVYAVNLNGKKSYKLSEKVGFNEAEFSSNFKYFINYYQNSTTPKQVTLHNQSGKLIRTLENNAQLKATLKEYRLSPKEFFTFKTSEGIELNGWMIKPLDFDPNKKYPVLMTQYSGPNSQQVLDKWGIGWEQYLAAQGYLVACVDPRGTGARGEEFRKCTYMQLGKLESDDQIEAAKYLGSLNYCDKERIAIWGWSYGGFMSSSCLSKGKGIFKVGIAVAPVTNWRYYDTVYTERYMRRPQENAKGYDENSPINMTDNLSGRLLLIHGTADDNVHFQNTLEYVDQLVQSGKQFDMFVYPNRNHSIFGGNTRMHLYQMMSDYLKRNL; from the coding sequence ATGAACAGGATATTATTACTTGTTGGCCTATTGCTGCCTTTAACACTATCGGCTCAAAATAAAACGATTACACTCGAGGAGCTCAATACGAGAAAGTCCCTAGCTCTCCGTGCCAAATCGGTCAGTGGTTTGGAGTCTATGAACGATGGCATTCACTATACTACCATCGAAAATAATGCTTCTCAAATTGTCAAGTATGCTTATGCTACTGGAAAGCAGGTGGGTGTATTAATAGATTTGAATAAGATTGAAGATTGTCCTGTTAAAAATATCCAGGGCTATGCGCTAAACAACGATGAAAGTAAAATATTGCTATATAACAACAGGGTTAGTGTTTACCGTCGTTCGTTCAAAGCCGATTACTATGTATACGACTTAAAAAATAAAGAAATAAACCCCCTGTTTGAGGGTGGCAAACAACAGGTGGCTACTTTTTCGCCTAATGGGGAGATGGTTGCCTTTGTAAAAGATAACAACATTTATATCAGCAACCTAAAATTTGGTACCGTAGCACCTATCACCAGCGATGGTGAGAAAAATAAAATATTAAATGGTATTCCCGACTGGGTTTACGAAGAGGAGTTTAGCTACAACCAGGCGATGGAATGGTCGCCTAATAGCAAGGAGCTGGCCTATGTACGTTTTGATGAATCTGAGGTCAAAGAGTTTTCGTTTCCCTTATACCAGGCCAGTTACCCCACGAACAAGGAGTATGCTTTGTATCCCGGAGAATATAAGTTCAAATATCCCAAGGCGGGCGAAGCCAACTCGAAGGTGAGCGTGCGTGTTTTCAATATTAAAAATCGCACCACCAAAACCATGAACATAAAGGGTGAGGAGGGGTATTATATTCCACGCATCCGCTGGACGCACGACGAAGGCATGCTGGGTATATTGAGAATGAACCGCTTGCAAAATCAGTTTGATTTACTTATTGCCAATACAGCCAGTACCCTTACAAAAAATATTTTTACCGACCGAAACGAATATTTTGTGGAGGAAACAGTATTGGACAACCTTACCTTTTTAAATGATGGCAAACATTTTATTTATGTGGGCGAAATGGACGGATACAGCCACATTTATTTATATACTATGGCGGGCTTGCAAGTGCGCCAGATTACCAGTGGCAAATGGGATGTGTTGGAGTTTTATGGTTATGACACCCAAAAAAAAATGCTTTACTACCAGGCCGCGAAACACGCGCCCATGCAAAGGGAAGTTTATGCGGTAAATCTGAATGGAAAAAAAAGCTATAAGCTGTCGGAAAAAGTAGGTTTTAACGAAGCTGAGTTCAGTAGTAACTTTAAATACTTTATCAATTATTATCAAAACAGCACAACACCCAAACAAGTAACCTTGCACAACCAAAGTGGTAAACTCATCCGTACACTTGAGAATAACGCTCAACTTAAAGCTACCTTAAAAGAATACCGCTTATCACCCAAAGAATTTTTCACCTTTAAAACATCCGAAGGTATTGAGCTGAACGGTTGGATGATAAAACCCCTGGATTTTGACCCCAACAAAAAATATCCGGTTCTGATGACACAGTATAGTGGTCCAAACTCGCAGCAGGTATTGGACAAATGGGGAATCGGTTGGGAGCAGTATTTGGCTGCTCAAGGCTATCTGGTAGCCTGCGTGGATCCACGAGGAACAGGTGCGCGCGGCGAGGAATTCAGGAAATGCACTTATATGCAACTTGGTAAACTCGAATCGGACGACCAGATTGAAGCTGCCAAATATTTAGGTTCGCTTAACTATTGCGACAAAGAACGGATAGCCATTTGGGGATGGAGCTATGGTGGTTTTATGAGTTCGAGCTGTTTGAGCAAGGGCAAGGGGATATTTAAAGTAGGTATTGCCGTAGCCCCGGTAACCAATTGGCGCTATTACGATACGGTTTATACCGAAAGATACATGCGCAGACCACAGGAAAATGCCAAAGGTTACGACGAAAACTCGCCCATAAACATGACGGATAATCTTTCAGGAAGACTGTTATTGATACATGGTACTGCCGATGATAACGTGCATTTCCAAAACACCTTGGAATACGTGGATCAATTGGTGCAGTCGGGTAAGCAGTTTGATATGTTCGTTTATCCCAACCGTAATCACAGTATTTTTGGAGGAAACACCAGAATGCATTTGTACCAGATGATGAGCGATTATTTAAAAAGAAATTTGTAG
- a CDS encoding DUF2795 domain-containing protein gives MYWTLELASKLEDAPWPASKDELIDFAIRSGAPLEVIENLQEIEDEGDVYESIEDIWPDYPSKDDFFFNEDEY, from the coding sequence ATGTATTGGACTTTAGAACTGGCATCAAAATTAGAGGATGCGCCCTGGCCGGCCTCCAAGGACGAATTAATTGATTTTGCCATTCGTTCGGGTGCACCGTTGGAGGTTATAGAAAATCTACAGGAAATTGAGGACGAGGGAGATGTTTACGAAAGCATCGAAGATATATGGCCCGATTATCCTAGTAAAGATGATTTTTTCTTTAATGAAGATGAGTATTAG
- a CDS encoding cob(I)yrinic acid a,c-diamide adenosyltransferase: protein MNKSLVYTKTGDKGKTSLIGGTRVAKNHYRLEAYGTVDELNTFIGMIRSYKVDEKSEKQLIDIQDKLFVVGAYLATDSNATDLRDKLNYDESVIEGLEQEMDRMDSELPPIKHFVLPGGHPGVSYCHISRTICRRAERRVLAMADQSEVNPWVIRYLNRLSDYLFVLSRYLAKHFNINEIPWIPDL, encoded by the coding sequence ATGAATAAAAGTTTAGTATATACTAAAACAGGAGATAAGGGTAAAACCAGTTTGATTGGGGGTACCCGGGTTGCAAAAAACCATTATCGGCTGGAGGCCTATGGAACCGTGGATGAGTTAAACACTTTTATCGGTATGATTCGTTCCTACAAGGTGGATGAAAAAAGTGAAAAGCAACTTATCGACATACAGGACAAGCTTTTTGTTGTTGGGGCTTATTTGGCTACCGATTCAAATGCCACCGACTTACGGGATAAACTCAACTACGACGAAAGTGTTATCGAAGGCCTTGAGCAGGAAATGGATCGGATGGATAGCGAGTTGCCACCCATAAAACATTTTGTGCTGCCCGGCGGACATCCGGGGGTTAGTTATTGCCATATTTCGCGTACAATTTGCCGACGAGCCGAAAGGCGTGTGCTGGCTATGGCCGACCAAAGCGAAGTGAACCCCTGGGTAATAAGATATCTAAATAGACTGTCGGACTATTTATTTGTTTTATCCCGTTATCTGGCAAAACATTTTAATATAAATGAAATTCCTTGGATTCCGGATTTGTAG
- a CDS encoding ABC transporter ATP-binding protein: protein MNENIIEIRGITKHYQVGVQVVKALQGVNVAIKKGEYVAIMGPSGSGKSTLMNVIGALDTPTGGTYVLNGTDVSRMSDDELAEIRNKEIGFVFQTFNLLPRYTALENVMLPLIYAGVSKQGRLKKGNDVIRKVGLQDRSSHKPNELSGGQRQRVAVARALVNNPSIILADEPTGNLDSKTSVDIMRLFGDIHAMGNTIILVTHEEDIAQYAHRIIRLRDGLIESDTINEKVTMSEQF from the coding sequence ATGAATGAAAACATCATTGAAATTAGGGGTATTACCAAGCATTACCAAGTGGGTGTGCAGGTGGTAAAAGCATTGCAGGGAGTGAATGTTGCTATAAAAAAAGGTGAGTATGTTGCCATCATGGGGCCTTCCGGCTCCGGAAAATCAACACTTATGAATGTTATAGGAGCCCTTGATACGCCCACTGGTGGTACCTATGTGTTAAACGGAACCGATGTGAGCCGCATGAGCGACGATGAACTGGCCGAAATACGGAACAAAGAAATTGGTTTTGTTTTTCAGACCTTTAATCTGCTGCCTCGCTATACAGCCCTGGAAAATGTGATGCTGCCGCTTATTTATGCCGGAGTGTCAAAACAGGGAAGATTAAAAAAAGGTAACGATGTGATTCGTAAAGTAGGATTACAAGATCGATCCTCACACAAACCCAATGAACTATCCGGGGGGCAGCGCCAAAGAGTAGCCGTGGCCCGAGCGCTGGTCAATAATCCGTCCATCATACTGGCCGATGAGCCAACAGGAAACCTCGACTCAAAAACTTCAGTAGATATTATGCGTTTGTTTGGGGATATACACGCCATGGGCAACACCATTATACTGGTTACACATGAAGAGGATATTGCCCAATACGCCCATAGAATTATCCGCCTGCGCGACGGATTGATAGAATCGGATACAATTAATGAAAAAGTAACCATGAGTGAGCAATTTTAA
- a CDS encoding 3-keto-disaccharide hydrolase: MKQNLLLSLLFAGLLALGACGTGSNKKNTSNSEAMLKSETKPNMLSSEEVDEGWILLFNGKNFDGWRGYGRKDVPAAWSIEDDAIKINGSGEGEAGAKDGGDIIYDQQFKNFELHFEWKVSKGGNSGVFYLGQEVENQPIWRSSPEYQILDNENHVDARLGKDNNRMSASLYDMIPATPQNSKPYGEWNTGAIIVYKGTVVHMQNDEVVLEYHLWTPEWEQMIENSKFKGWQEMINAGGENRQGYIGLQDHGDDVWFRSIKIKRMD, encoded by the coding sequence ATGAAACAGAATTTATTATTATCGTTGTTGTTTGCCGGCCTGTTGGCTTTGGGAGCCTGTGGAACCGGAAGCAACAAAAAAAACACCAGCAATTCAGAAGCTATGCTTAAATCAGAAACGAAACCCAATATGCTCAGCTCCGAAGAAGTGGACGAAGGTTGGATACTATTATTTAACGGTAAAAATTTTGACGGTTGGAGAGGTTATGGGCGCAAGGATGTTCCCGCTGCCTGGAGTATCGAAGATGATGCCATTAAGATTAATGGTTCAGGCGAGGGTGAGGCAGGTGCCAAAGATGGTGGCGACATTATTTACGACCAGCAGTTTAAAAATTTTGAGCTGCATTTTGAATGGAAGGTATCCAAAGGAGGCAATAGCGGCGTTTTTTATTTGGGACAGGAAGTAGAAAATCAGCCTATTTGGCGTTCTTCGCCTGAGTACCAGATACTCGACAATGAGAATCACGTTGATGCACGTTTGGGAAAGGACAATAACCGCATGTCGGCTTCACTGTACGATATGATACCTGCCACGCCACAAAATTCGAAACCATATGGTGAGTGGAATACGGGAGCCATCATTGTTTATAAAGGTACCGTGGTTCATATGCAAAATGATGAAGTGGTGCTGGAGTACCATCTCTGGACACCGGAATGGGAGCAAATGATTGAAAATAGTAAATTTAAGGGCTGGCAGGAGATGATTAATGCCGGTGGCGAAAACAGGCAAGGTTACATTGGTCTTCAGGATCATGGCGACGACGTTTGGTTCCGCAGTATTAAAATTAAAAGAATGGATTAA
- a CDS encoding Gfo/Idh/MocA family protein, whose protein sequence is MTNNHDFDGKSRRRFIKNVAAVAAGISVIPNVAMGGRLNRKAPSDKLNIACVGIGGMGFANLKALETENIVALCDVDWKYSQRVFDHYPKAKKYWDWRKMYDEMGDSIDAVVVATADHTHAAITAHAITLGKHVYVQKPLTHSVYESRLLTNLAKKYKVATQMGNQGASGEGVAQACEWLWNNEIGEVTRVDTFTDRPIWPQGLNRPSQGHWVPDTLDWDLFVGPAPMRPFNEIYTPWNWRGWWDFGTGALGDMACHILHPVFKGLDLGYPTAVQGSSTLLLTDCAPVSERVKLTFPARNKKDKMKMPEVEVNWYDGGIKPLMPEGWPAGKDMNDAGGGVIFYGSKDVLVTGCYGKDPWLLSGRKPLAPKKLRRVPVSHEMDWVRACKESPENRIEPTSAFNEAGPFNEIVVMGVLGVRLQSLNKELKWDGQNMKFTNIGDNETIRTVIEDGFKITDGHPSFAKKWTDPVNARAFADELIKHTYHNGFDLPDMPL, encoded by the coding sequence ATGACAAACAACCATGATTTTGACGGGAAAAGCCGTCGCCGATTTATTAAAAATGTCGCTGCTGTTGCTGCCGGTATCTCTGTTATCCCTAATGTAGCTATGGGGGGGCGACTTAATCGAAAAGCCCCCAGCGATAAGCTCAATATTGCTTGTGTGGGTATAGGCGGTATGGGTTTTGCCAATCTAAAAGCGCTGGAAACAGAAAATATTGTTGCCCTTTGCGATGTAGACTGGAAATATTCGCAGCGTGTATTTGATCATTATCCCAAGGCAAAAAAATATTGGGACTGGCGCAAGATGTACGATGAGATGGGTGATTCCATTGATGCTGTAGTTGTGGCCACTGCCGACCATACGCATGCTGCTATAACGGCGCATGCCATTACCTTGGGCAAGCATGTGTATGTTCAAAAACCACTCACCCACTCGGTTTATGAATCGCGCCTGCTCACTAACCTGGCCAAAAAATATAAGGTAGCTACTCAAATGGGTAACCAGGGTGCGTCGGGTGAAGGCGTGGCTCAAGCCTGTGAATGGCTTTGGAACAACGAAATTGGAGAAGTGACCCGGGTAGATACTTTTACTGACCGACCTATCTGGCCACAGGGACTCAACAGGCCATCGCAAGGGCATTGGGTACCCGATACGCTGGATTGGGACTTATTTGTAGGTCCGGCTCCTATGCGTCCTTTCAACGAAATTTATACCCCATGGAACTGGCGTGGATGGTGGGACTTTGGTACAGGTGCCCTGGGTGATATGGCCTGCCATATTCTGCATCCCGTATTTAAAGGTCTGGATTTGGGTTACCCAACGGCTGTGCAAGGTAGCTCTACCTTATTGCTCACCGATTGTGCTCCTGTTTCGGAACGTGTAAAGCTCACTTTCCCGGCGCGAAATAAAAAAGATAAAATGAAAATGCCCGAAGTAGAGGTGAACTGGTACGATGGCGGAATAAAACCTTTAATGCCGGAGGGATGGCCCGCAGGTAAAGACATGAACGATGCAGGGGGAGGTGTTATTTTTTATGGCAGTAAAGATGTGCTGGTGACCGGATGCTATGGTAAGGATCCTTGGTTGTTGAGTGGGCGTAAACCTTTAGCTCCCAAAAAACTGCGTAGGGTACCGGTAAGTCACGAAATGGACTGGGTACGTGCCTGTAAGGAAAGTCCCGAAAATCGTATAGAACCCACTTCGGCCTTTAACGAAGCAGGTCCTTTTAACGAGATTGTTGTGATGGGCGTGTTGGGGGTACGCTTGCAAAGCCTCAACAAAGAGCTCAAGTGGGATGGTCAGAATATGAAATTTACCAATATCGGCGACAACGAAACTATCCGCACAGTTATAGAGGATGGTTTTAAAATAACAGACGGTCACCCCAGCTTTGCTAAAAAGTGGACCGACCCGGTAAATGCCAGGGCTTTTGCCGATGAGCTGATTAAGCACACTTATCATAATGGTTTTGATTTACCGGATATGCCTTTATAG
- a CDS encoding TonB-dependent receptor domain-containing protein, producing the protein MDRLCVLTKKKLFCINRHVCFIGLLFFLFAIDGGAEPSVPKATIHGYVVSAKGNVALQYVSVALYQNKDNALVGGVISNSNGHFKIDGLLPGEYYLELSFVGYQNKRIEGVVIDKKKQRVDVGTIVIGESTKYLGEVEVLAERAALEFQLDKKVVNVSEHYTAVSGSAVNVLENVPSLTVDIEGNVSLRGSTQFTVLLDGVPSLLEPSEALRQIPASTIQTIEIITNPSAKYSAEGTAGIINVISKKNSTNGLSGVANGKIGTNNLGADFRLNLQGKKWKGFFGADYNYADYKGDKNGYRKTFNQDSTFTVEHEGGIRTRWHNYNLKGGAELKIDTLNTIAVDFNYGGRNRHNFSDLNYARYNNKNIDEYKYLSHEDAFVGNDGLSVNVYYLHKFAVNAHQLSANVSYKNWEKEAYNKNLLKLDSGAIFEARENTEEGPMYRWQTKLDYTKPMGSKATFEAGYQSTVDSNEDVTRLLEDQDGTGVFMENLPYNNKVKYKRDVHALYLLLGNQLSDFRYQVGLRGEYSKRQVKLVSSGTDRPVDAGHESLDNYDLFPSAHVSYNIASSQEVMASYSKRIERPQGYHFEPFYTWEDAFNIRRGNSALLPEYVDSYELNYLNKMESSYLSLETYYSITHNKIEWVRRVYQDNIIQRSPENVGKDYYLGMDATYSFDLLKWWRVDLMGSFYNYKVKGQWGDYSFYEQRITWNYRVNQTLKINLLTQVQGNWRYYSKRITSQGIYQPVYTFDMALRRDFHKRKVTAVMELRDVFSTNNRENSNRGDGFSDHYFQKIHTPVLTFVITYRFNNYKPFKNRLAGNESLGGTESMER; encoded by the coding sequence ATGGATAGGCTATGTGTGCTCACTAAAAAAAAGCTTTTTTGCATCAACAGGCATGTCTGTTTTATAGGGCTGTTGTTTTTCTTGTTCGCTATAGATGGTGGGGCAGAACCATCGGTTCCTAAGGCTACTATACACGGCTACGTAGTATCGGCAAAGGGTAATGTTGCGCTACAGTATGTAAGTGTGGCGCTGTATCAAAACAAGGATAACGCCTTAGTGGGGGGTGTTATCAGTAATTCCAACGGACATTTTAAAATTGATGGCTTGTTGCCGGGGGAGTATTATTTGGAGCTAAGCTTTGTGGGTTATCAAAATAAACGAATTGAGGGTGTGGTAATCGACAAAAAAAAGCAGCGAGTAGATGTGGGGACTATAGTTATTGGCGAAAGTACAAAATACTTAGGTGAGGTAGAAGTGCTGGCCGAAAGAGCCGCCCTGGAGTTTCAGTTAGATAAAAAAGTGGTGAACGTGAGTGAGCATTACACGGCCGTTTCGGGTTCAGCAGTCAATGTACTTGAAAATGTACCATCACTTACCGTTGATATAGAGGGCAATGTGTCGTTACGGGGCAGCACACAATTTACCGTATTGTTAGATGGTGTGCCATCGCTGTTGGAACCATCCGAAGCCTTGCGGCAAATACCAGCATCAACCATCCAAACTATTGAGATAATTACCAACCCTTCGGCAAAATATAGTGCCGAAGGAACCGCCGGTATTATTAATGTGATAAGTAAAAAAAATAGCACGAATGGATTGAGTGGTGTGGCAAATGGAAAGATCGGTACCAATAATTTAGGTGCCGATTTTAGGTTAAATTTACAGGGGAAAAAGTGGAAAGGATTTTTTGGAGCCGATTACAACTATGCCGATTATAAGGGGGACAAAAATGGTTACCGAAAGACCTTTAACCAAGACAGTACTTTTACGGTGGAACATGAGGGTGGAATCCGAACACGATGGCATAATTATAACCTGAAGGGAGGTGCCGAGCTTAAAATCGATACCCTGAATACGATCGCGGTGGACTTTAATTACGGAGGTCGCAACAGACATAACTTTTCCGATCTGAATTATGCCAGGTATAACAATAAAAATATAGATGAATATAAATATTTAAGCCACGAAGATGCCTTTGTGGGTAATGATGGCTTATCGGTCAATGTTTATTATCTACATAAGTTTGCTGTCAATGCGCATCAGTTGAGCGCAAACGTTTCGTATAAAAACTGGGAAAAGGAGGCATACAACAAAAATCTACTTAAACTTGACAGTGGGGCGATTTTCGAAGCACGCGAAAATACCGAAGAAGGCCCCATGTATCGTTGGCAAACAAAGTTGGACTACACAAAACCCATGGGCAGTAAGGCTACATTTGAAGCGGGCTATCAGAGTACAGTCGATAGTAACGAAGATGTTACCAGATTATTGGAAGACCAGGATGGAACAGGTGTTTTTATGGAGAATTTGCCGTATAATAATAAGGTAAAGTATAAACGGGATGTTCATGCGCTTTACCTCTTGTTGGGTAATCAGTTATCTGATTTTAGGTATCAGGTTGGGCTTCGGGGCGAATATAGCAAGCGACAGGTGAAGCTCGTGAGTAGCGGAACGGATAGGCCGGTGGATGCGGGTCATGAGAGTTTGGATAATTACGATTTATTTCCTTCGGCACATGTTTCGTACAATATAGCATCCAGTCAGGAGGTGATGGCCAGCTACTCCAAAAGGATAGAACGCCCACAGGGGTATCATTTTGAGCCATTTTATACCTGGGAAGATGCGTTTAATATAAGACGCGGAAACAGTGCTTTGCTACCCGAATATGTAGACTCGTACGAGTTGAATTACTTGAATAAAATGGAGTCGTCCTATTTATCGCTCGAAACCTACTACAGCATAACACATAATAAAATAGAGTGGGTGAGAAGAGTTTACCAGGATAATATCATACAGCGTTCGCCCGAGAATGTAGGCAAGGATTATTATTTGGGAATGGATGCCACCTACAGTTTTGATTTGTTAAAATGGTGGCGGGTAGATTTGATGGGCAGCTTTTATAATTATAAGGTAAAAGGACAATGGGGCGATTATAGTTTTTATGAGCAAAGGATTACATGGAATTATAGGGTAAACCAAACGCTAAAGATAAACCTATTAACACAAGTGCAAGGCAACTGGCGTTATTACAGCAAAAGGATAACCTCACAGGGGATATACCAACCGGTTTATACTTTTGATATGGCGCTGCGCAGAGACTTTCATAAAAGAAAGGTGACCGCCGTAATGGAGTTGCGCGATGTTTTTTCGACCAATAATCGCGAAAACAGCAACAGAGGAGACGGCTTTAGCGACCATTATTTTCAGAAGATACATACCCCTGTACTCACCTTTGTTATAACGTATCGTTTTAACAATTACAAGCCATTTAAAAATCGTCTGGCAGGAAATGAGAGCTTGGGTGGAACAGAATCTATGGAAAGGTAA
- the trhO gene encoding oxygen-dependent tRNA uridine(34) hydroxylase TrhO → MDPNKGRTDLINRWGPEQLRNKLNKETFRRITISFYRYIGIDDPYGFRNELFTQWKQLDCLGRIYVAKEGINAQMNVPEHYWDLFVDNINNNKYLKDIPFKRAIEDDGKSFLKLQIKVRNKIVADGLPDDAFDTSNVGNHLDADQWNRAMDRGAIVVDMRNRYESEIGKFQGALTPQVETFAEELPEVLNLLKGKEEEKVLLYCTGGVRCEKTSAFLKHHGFKDVNQLLGGIIDYKRQVTQKGRENKFRGKNFVFDNRLGERISDEVISHCHQCGASCDTHVNCANVRCNLLFLQCESCGQKYHMTCSDRCAEYVLATNEKKIELEKIHNYRPVKRYL, encoded by the coding sequence ATGGATCCAAATAAAGGTAGAACAGATTTGATAAACAGATGGGGGCCGGAACAGTTGCGCAACAAATTAAACAAGGAAACTTTCAGGCGTATCACTATTTCGTTTTACAGGTACATAGGTATTGATGATCCCTATGGGTTTAGAAACGAGCTTTTTACCCAATGGAAACAATTGGATTGTTTGGGCAGGATATATGTGGCCAAGGAGGGTATTAATGCGCAAATGAATGTGCCCGAACATTACTGGGATTTATTTGTCGATAATATCAATAACAATAAATACCTAAAAGATATCCCGTTTAAAAGGGCGATTGAAGACGATGGTAAATCCTTTTTAAAACTTCAAATAAAAGTGCGGAACAAAATTGTGGCCGACGGTTTGCCCGACGATGCTTTTGATACGAGCAATGTAGGAAATCACCTGGATGCAGACCAGTGGAATAGGGCGATGGATAGGGGAGCTATTGTGGTGGACATGCGTAATCGGTACGAAAGCGAAATAGGAAAGTTCCAAGGTGCCTTAACTCCACAGGTGGAAACTTTTGCCGAAGAATTACCCGAAGTGTTGAATTTGCTGAAAGGAAAAGAAGAGGAGAAAGTACTCCTCTATTGTACCGGCGGCGTACGATGCGAAAAAACAAGTGCCTTCCTTAAGCACCATGGTTTTAAAGACGTGAACCAATTGTTGGGTGGTATTATCGATTATAAACGTCAGGTGACGCAAAAAGGCCGGGAAAATAAATTCAGAGGGAAAAACTTTGTTTTTGACAATAGGCTCGGCGAGCGCATCAGCGACGAGGTGATTAGCCATTGTCATCAGTGCGGAGCGTCCTGCGATACGCACGTGAATTGTGCCAATGTACGTTGCAACTTGTTGTTTTTACAGTGTGAAAGTTGTGGCCAGAAATACCATATGACTTGTTCGGATAGATGTGCGGAATACGTGTTGGCCACGAATGAAAAAAAGATAGAACTGGAAAAAATACATAACTACCGACCTGTAAAACGCTATCTTTAA